A window of Salvia splendens isolate huo1 chromosome 8, SspV2, whole genome shotgun sequence genomic DNA:
AGAATGGCTAACATAGGGAAGTATAGATGTATACTTGTACTCAAGTCTTTATGTTATCTGTATCATTATCTAATTCACGACAACTTAATTATGGGTGAAACTTTCACTTTGCATATATATATTGGCGCATATAGAAGAATAATTGGttctaaatattttctttattccaactagaaaatttaaaattggaaTATAGTCATCTTCACCTCTGCTTTTATCTTCCAATCATGATGAACTATGAGAAATGTAGTTATTTGAAGATAAACAAAGGTGGTGGAATTATTCATGGGAATATGGTGTTACAATATATCATGTTCAGTTTCATAAGGAAATGTGATATGGCCAGCTACCTAAGTGGTCTATTAGTTACCATTGATAGGTCATGGGTGTTAGGAAAGTCCCCAAGCTTTTTTCCTGTCTTCAATTTTTTGCCAATGAATCAAGGGACCTATACATCTAAAACTTAAGTGGACAATGGAGTACACTTCTAGTATGAATATGGAGGAACCACTGATGCTCATCTCCTGCACTGGAAAATAAAGATTCAAGAGAAGTACTAAATACGTGTGTTTTTGGTTTAGACTTAATCATGCACATTAAGGCTGTTATTCTTTAAAATAATGATTCAAGAGAAGTACATAACATCTTTCAGTATTAACCACGTAATAAAAAGCTGTTCTTCAGAAATATGTATATTCAATGATCGAAAATAACccatatatatttttctttgtaAGTATTTTTGTTAGCGAACTATTTCTCGTTTAGGCCTGAAGTATTTACAAATGTTACCTGTTGTAGCATAATCTCATAATGCATCAGATATTCTTATTGAAAACTTTGAGAAatcgtcaattttttttttggaaaattctAATAAGGGCTAATAAACAATTGAATTACTATTCGTATGTTTAGATCAATAAATGGACAAGGTGATTGATCTATGTAGGTCTGAGATAATTGGATATATAGGTCTTTGATATAGATCATTGGATCAGTGCAAATCTCAAGGTATGCATCTTGAATTGTTCCTAGAGGTATGCATCTTCACTTGATTTTGAAATTTCTCATCTACCAAAGGATTTCTGGAAGTCATGCAGCAGAAAATTCATTCAGCCAAATTAAAAAATTCCTTAATCTAAACGTTACTACCTTATCCAATTGATTTTAAATTTCTCATGTTTTCTGTTGTAGTGTCCAGAAAAATTGGTTCTGCTTTATTAGGACTGAAATAATTACTATGATAGCTGTGGCTTATGTAGGATATCTGCAAATTTTCAATTGCAATTTGGAATGGATAGTCAGCAATGCAATATTGATTTGACCATGTGCCTTACCCTTCTTTTTGCCCCTTCTTGGGGTTAGACTTGCACACACTGAAACAATGTTGACCGCATTTACGTCTCTGAACATTACTGAGTAATTGAGTGAGAAATTGTACTGTATGCTCTACAGTATTTGCTTCATAATTAGAATCATCAATGCTAGGGCAACTTGCAATAGTCTTTTTATTGGCCGCTGCCCCTGTTTCTTGCGTTGATCTCCACTTTGTAGTCAAAATTGGGCTGCTTCATTTCAAATGACTATCCACCTGCACTCTATTGCTGCTAATGTGAAATCTTCTGTTaatttctttatgttttgtacATAGGATTGTTTTTATAACTTTAAGGAGAGTGAAACAAAGTAGAATGGAAATAGAGTATTAGAGAATTGCAGTAATGGTGTGAATATTATATGCAGAAAGATGGCTAACAAAGTAGGCGACACGAGAAAGTTGGAATTTTTTGTATTTCTAACGTGATTATGGTCAAGAAACCTACCATGTGCTTGTGATTAGTCATTTTGATTGATAATAGAATCCTAATTGATATCCTTGGATTCTGGAGTCTACTAACCCATTCCCAAGTTAGGACAGTAAGGTGGAACCATgattgaaaatttaatttccAAATGTTTATTTGGCTTGTTGGAATAAGTATTGTGTATATTTCAGGAGATAAAGAAGCAGCTGGTGTGATGGATGAATCATTCACAGTTCAGATCAGCAGCAACTTAGTTAAAAAACTTCTCAATAATGGTGAGGTGGTAAAGAAGAAAACTAGGAGGCCCACACCAAAAATTCCCAAAGAACCACAATCGAAACCGCTTCCTGATGATTCCGAGGCACTCAGAGGCCCTTCTTCAACTGCATGGCCGATTCAGCCTCCTTTTTACgtgccaccaccacctccttcaCATAAAACTCCAAATCCAGAGTTAGAGGCCATTCGATCTGTCCTTCACGAGAGTGAGAAAGTCGTGGAGAGGTTGCATAAGCAGGAGGAGAACATGTTACAGGAGGTCACTGAAAGAGCAAAAGATCTTCATGACAAAGAGTTCAAGCTTCCGAACAGCAAGCCCATGCCTTGCCTTGACGAGAAGGATGCATGTTTGAATTGCTACAAGGAACATATCAAGGACCCTCTAAAATGTGCCCAATTGGTCAAAGATTTCGCAGATTGTGCTCGCACAGCTAGGCAGCAAGCCGGTCATAGCAACTAGCTTCTCAGCACCAAATATTCAGCAGCCATAAAATATTTTATGGTCCATGTTTCCTTGGACATGCCTTGAAACAGTTGAGTACTCATTCGTGAGTGGAGAATGCAAGGTTTCGATGAGTTGTGACTGGTGGAAATTCATACCCAGGAGCCATGTTTTAAGTTATGGATGACTCCTATGTTTCCATGGTTGTTGTTTTCTAATGATTCATAACTGTGTGGTCTTGTTAGGTAATCTTGGAAGAGTGACTCATCCATTTACTGAAATTACCAGAAAACTTCGAATAAGTTCATCACCATGTTTTCCTTCACTAGTTTTCTCCAAGTTCttttattatcaattttttGAACAAATTCTGTTGCCAGATCAGAGGGGCTTTTAACTACTCTTGGTAGTTCACAAATTGTGGTGCGAAATGTTTAACTGCTTTATTTGGAAATGTGAAAACTTAATAGAGAATGATCATTACGTTTGATGCCATTTTAGAACTACAAATTCAAGGATTCGTCTAATTTTCAAGATTGATATCAAATAGCAAATCAAATTCTACTACAAATCAAGATTCCCATGTAACAGATCAAGATTGATATCATCatcttttcaaaaatttcacttGAAATTAAATTCccattaataatttttttttgtccacTTAAATGTAACATAATTAGTATTATAATCTTTGTTggcataaaaaatttaataagttAGGTGCTGAAATTTAATAGTAGAGTGAACTATTAAATTCGGTGTTGTTTGCATGCAAGTATCATTTACAATCCCTGGATTTTAATGTTTGCACATTTTTTGTCCTTACGCACtctattcatttttttcaatctAACATGCCCTGTTTTTTTTGAAAGTTTTCTTTATCAACTCAGTGATGTTGACACACTTtaattctctctttattttgcATTTAAATAGTGTTATTGACCCTCAAGTTATAACTCTATCAATCTTGCCAGAATGAAATTGAAGTAGTTATACGAGCACTGAACCGATGCTTCcataactttttatttatttatttatctatagtTACTGATAGGGATATTGGTccctaaaatcataaacttgGCCAGAATTTAATTTCACGGactttaaaattggtcttaAATATTACAAACTTTATAATGTCACCAACTAACTTACGTGCATTTTTTTATATCTTAATTGGCACTACGAAATCCTCGTGGTTTTCTACGTGACTTTTTATCTTATTTGTCACGAACTTAAAAATTGATCTTAAATATTATAAGTATTTCACGGTTGTCCACGTAGAATAAGTTTTTCACTAAAGATATTTTATTTGGGTTGGATTGGAAAATGACATACAAAAtgtaaaatttgtgatattttagaccAATTTTATAGTTTGTGAGGAATACCCGAATTTGGCCAAAGTAAATGGTTTTGGGGACTAATATCCCTTACTAATACTTCATCCAATCCCCATTAAACGTCTCATATTTGACCGctgcgagttttaagaaattgtttgactttgtgaaggaaagtgggtggaaaaagttagtgtaatgtggacctcacttttatatattatgtttATAATAATTATGAGTTAGAATGAATTATTGGAATGTGAGCTCCACTTACTTaaagtaataaaaatgaaatgagatatttattacgacattcaaataaagaaatatgagacatttaatggggaCCAAAAAGAGTAACAtacaaataaagataaagtCTATTTTTGTTGATGATTACATCTACTTCTTCGGTCCCTTATAATTTGTCACAATTTGACTTGGCACTACTTTTAAGAAAtgatagaaagtgagttgaaaaggttagtggCATGCGTACTACTTTTAtgcattagttttataataaaatatgaatgaaaatgagttagtagaatatgatgCCCACTACCAAAattgtaaaagtgaaatgtgacaagtttttagggacagacgaaaatggaaataagtaacaaattttcagggacggagggagtatgatgttGTCCAGctttgccattttggtatgtccgcaaaatgttgtccacttttttgttttcatttttgataAATGGACATCACTTTCCACTCACTCATTAcgttcacattttattataaaactaatagtatataaatatgGGACCTACATTCCGCTAATTTTTTTAACTTACTTttattcacatttcttaaaattcgcgCCGAGTTAAACATGAACAATATTTCGTGGAATAAGGGAGTATCAAGATATAAATTTACATCAAAATTCTTGAACTATTTTCAGATGCAAAACTATGATATTATGCATGAAGAAACTTTTATTACCTTGATACATATGTTAGATTGTCCAGGAATTAATTTCGTCTAGTTTTCAAGTTTTTAAGTTTTTACACACAATTTAAgtgaataaattcaaataagaTGAACCATAAAACTCGGTAATAACCACCAATATAGTCTGTATAAATAAGTGAAGGATAAAATCACAATTACTATACAAACGGAGAAATTAAAGTATGCCAAGATAATTGAGTCGATAAAGAAAAATAGTATAGAAATGCCCTCCATGGCTTATGGTGCATTTTCagtgtgaaaaaaataaaaataaaagtgcaAAAGGTTAAAAATGTAAAGATCAAGGATCACATATGtattaggggtgtgcattcgggtttcggttcggttttttgccaaaaccgaaaaaccgaatttagttcaaaatccaaaccgaaccgaacccgaaaaaccgaaaaaccgaaaccgaaaaaccgaaaaccgaacttaaaaaaccgaaaaacccgaacaaaaccgaaaaacccgaaaaaaaccgaaaaacctgaaaaaaataaatataatataaatatatatttatatatgtgtattttattttattttatatatactaataaaatatttatatataatataaaattaataatacatataatatatattatatagtagaatatattaaaagaatatatattatatataatataatatattaaattaaaagaatatatatataatttggtttttcggtttttcagttttttcttcgcccgaaccgaacccaaccgaaaaaaccgaaattttttatttttaaaaccgaaccgaaccgaaaaaccgaaaaaaccgaaccgaatttcaaaatttcggtttggttcggttcggatattcggtttctggtttttttgctcacccctaataTGTATGAACGATAAAGTCCATTTCccttaataatataataatgaaatattcaattttatgtACGATGTCATTACAATTTTTACAAGacgatatactccctccgtccccaaagaatatacattttgggggcggcatgagttttaatgtaaaattgatgaaGTATGAGAGATGTAGacagaaaaagtaaataaagtattgttagtagagaatgagtctcacctcattagagagaaaagacttttcaaaattaaaaattgcatattcttgtggaacggactaaaaaggaaagaatgcatattGTTGAGGGAAGGATGGAGTAGATTAATAACATTTTTTGATGATTCGTTACCTTTTGAAATTGTCGAAgaatagtctcatttttatttcttgaaaatctATCTTTCACTATACAATTAAGATTCACGAATCATCTCCAAAACTATTGGTATTAATAAACTTGAAAACATAAcaccaaaattaaataatgcatCTTTCTCATTATTATACTCTAACCATACGTATCTTTCaaatcatttaaattaaaaatgcatCTTTCTCAATATTATACTCTAACCATACGTGTCTTTCaaatcatttaaattaaaaactcCTTTAATTGGCATCATACAAAGTTTTTCAAAAACACAATGATTATTTCTTGATTTACAATTAGAATCAAATTGAATAT
This region includes:
- the LOC121743344 gene encoding uncharacterized protein LOC121743344, which encodes MDESFTVQISSNLVKKLLNNGEVVKKKTRRPTPKIPKEPQSKPLPDDSEALRGPSSTAWPIQPPFYVPPPPPSHKTPNPELEAIRSVLHESEKVVERLHKQEENMLQEVTERAKDLHDKEFKLPNSKPMPCLDEKDACLNCYKEHIKDPLKCAQLVKDFADCARTARQQAGHSN